A genomic segment from Methanoplanus limicola DSM 2279 encodes:
- a CDS encoding UPF0280 family protein: MIKEHFQYKTTITTIISDRQDYIEVAKEAMVAARQEIEGVIAGEPLFMPAIEPLEITSDSEIIMKMSDAAFSAKTGPMAAVAGTIACEGVVAMKKAGAEFAVIDNGGDIALLSDRNVRIGLFCGNAEISGKIAFLMPPKREIYGICTSSATVGPSISFGIADSVTVFSEDVSLADAWATALCNILTPENADYELENIAEKGIDGVFVVIGDEIFSWGMVPEVVSAEFDDSLITSG, from the coding sequence ATGATTAAGGAGCATTTTCAGTATAAGACTACCATCACAACGATAATTTCTGACAGACAGGATTACATTGAGGTGGCAAAAGAGGCAATGGTTGCCGCAAGACAGGAGATTGAGGGTGTAATCGCCGGAGAACCTCTCTTTATGCCGGCAATTGAACCACTTGAGATAACTTCGGATTCAGAGATTATTATGAAGATGTCAGATGCCGCATTCAGTGCAAAAACCGGCCCGATGGCAGCAGTCGCCGGGACAATTGCCTGTGAGGGAGTCGTTGCCATGAAGAAGGCAGGTGCAGAATTTGCAGTCATTGATAACGGAGGGGATATTGCACTTCTGTCAGACAGGAATGTAAGAATAGGTCTCTTCTGCGGTAACGCTGAGATCAGCGGAAAGATTGCATTTCTGATGCCACCCAAAAGAGAGATCTACGGTATATGCACATCCTCAGCCACAGTCGGCCCTTCGATCTCATTCGGGATAGCGGATTCTGTCACCGTCTTTTCAGAGGATGTATCTCTTGCAGATGCCTGGGCGACAGCACTCTGTAATATCCTGACTCCTGAAAATGCAGACTATGAACTGGAAAATATTGCTGAAAAGGGCATTGACGGTGTATTTGTGGTAATAGGGGATGAGATATTCTCATGGGGCATGGTTCCTGAAGTTGTCAGCGCCGAATTTGATGACAGTCTGATCACATCCGGATGA
- a CDS encoding NIL domain-containing protein, translated as MKLLVSFSKKKGSEPLIAKIVRDTGVLINVNRAYIESMSGEMLIEVPDADSKIVCEKLISSGAEVEVLEDSVFRDEDECIDCGACISICPQEVFYFDEDWHLHMNEEKCVLCGKCTEACPHGALSIYD; from the coding sequence ATGAAACTCCTTGTAAGTTTTTCAAAGAAGAAGGGTTCTGAACCCCTTATTGCAAAGATTGTCCGCGATACGGGCGTTCTTATCAATGTTAACCGGGCATATATCGAATCAATGTCAGGAGAGATGTTAATTGAAGTACCTGACGCTGATTCAAAGATTGTCTGTGAAAAGCTCATCTCCAGCGGTGCCGAAGTTGAAGTACTTGAGGATTCTGTATTCAGGGACGAGGATGAATGCATCGACTGTGGTGCATGTATAAGCATCTGCCCACAGGAAGTCTTTTATTTTGATGAAGACTGGCACCTTCATATGAATGAAGAAAAATGTGTTCTCTGCGGCAAGTGCACTGAAGCATGCCCGCATGGTGCATTATCCATATACGACTAA
- a CDS encoding tRNA (cytidine(56)-2'-O)-methyltransferase — MKDVWILRIGHRPERDQRVTTHVGLTGRALGAGGMYLASDDKGVKKSIEDVAGRWGGDFKVENNVSWKKVIRDWKEAGGKVVHLTMYGISVTDAMPEIQECEKVLVVVGAEKVPGDMYGLADYNVSVTTQPHSEISSLAIFMDHLFEGKTLDLDFEGAEIKVIPTECGKRFES; from the coding sequence ATGAAAGATGTCTGGATATTAAGAATCGGCCACAGGCCTGAGAGAGACCAGAGGGTTACAACCCATGTGGGGCTTACAGGGCGTGCACTTGGTGCGGGAGGTATGTATCTTGCCTCAGATGACAAGGGAGTGAAGAAATCAATAGAGGATGTTGCAGGCCGCTGGGGAGGGGACTTTAAGGTAGAGAACAATGTCTCCTGGAAGAAAGTTATCCGGGACTGGAAGGAGGCCGGGGGAAAGGTTGTCCATCTGACTATGTATGGCATATCTGTCACAGATGCGATGCCTGAGATACAGGAATGTGAGAAAGTGCTTGTTGTTGTCGGAGCTGAAAAAGTTCCGGGTGATATGTATGGCCTTGCAGATTACAATGTATCTGTTACTACGCAGCCACATTCAGAGATTTCAAGTCTGGCAATATTTATGGACCATCTCTTTGAAGGCAAAACTCTTGACCTTGATTTTGAAGGCGCTGAAATAAAGGTAATTCCTACAGAATGCGGCAAGAGGTTTGAGAGTTGA